Genomic DNA from Terriglobia bacterium:
GCCCGTCCCGGGTCCGCTCAAGCCGCTGATCGCCATACCCACTACGGCGGGCACCGGCAGCGAAACCACCGGGGTTGCCATCTGTGACCTCGAGTCGCTCCATGCCAAGACCGGAATTGCCCACCGCCGGTTGAAACCAACCATCGGCCTGGTCGATCCGGAGAACACGCGCACGCTGCCTCCGGAAGTGGCCGCCTCCTCGGGACTCGATGTGCTGTCCCACGCCATCGAATCCTTCACGGCATTGCCTTACCTCGAGCGCCCCCGGCCTGACCGGCCGATTATGCGTCCGGCGTATCAAGGTTCGAACCCCATCAGCGACGTCTGGAGCCTGGAGGCGCTGCGGCTTGTGGCCGCCTACTTGAAGCGCGCCGTGGCCGATCCGGGTGATGACGAGGCCCAGGCGTCCATGCTGCTGGCCTCCTCGTATGCCGGCATCGGATTTGGAAACGCCGGTGTGCATCTACCGCATGGGATGTCATATCCAGTGTCGGGGCTGGTGAGGAATTTCCGGCCTCGCGGCTACAGCGTTGATCATCCCATGGTCCCGCACGGGATCTCGGTGATCCTGAACGCGCCCGCCGTCTATCGTTTCACGGCGCAGGCATGCCCGGAGCGCCACATGAAGGCGGCGGAAATTCTCGGGGCCAAAGTAACCGGCGCGAAGTTGGAAGATGCGGGCAGGATTCTCGCCGATCAGGTGGTCGAGTTCATGCTCGACCTCAAGGTGCCCAACGGCCTGCGCGCGCTTGGATACGACGCGAGCGACATCCCGGCCCTCGTGGAAGGCACGCTGCCCCAGCACCGCGTCACTAAACTGTCTCCACGATCTGCCTCAGCCGACGACCTGGCACAACTCTTCTCCGACGCCATGACCGCGTGGTAGTAACACCCGCGGCGCCGTTTGGAAATCGCCAGAAGGTTCAGCAGACCGACTGAGAGCAGGGATTGGAAAACGGCGGAAGGCCCATCTCACTACTACAACGGAGTTTCCTTGATCCCCCTGATGAGCTCTTTCAGGAAAACCAGAATGTGGTCAATTCGTCTCTCGTCTTCCCCAAACGATTCAAAATGCTTTGCCATCTGGCGGACGAGGCGGTATTGGCCTGTTCCGGCAGTTTCGGCCTGGAGTGTTTGCTGAATCCTGGCACGCGTTTCCGGTTTGGCGATGCTGCCGATGTCACGCCCCAGCAGCCGGCAACCGGCCTGAGTGTAGTCAAAATCCTCAACGCCCATTAAGTCATGATGCTCTTCCATCAACCGGCCGTAATTCCCTGCGTCCAGGTAATTTTCCATGATAAACGCCAGGTCGTAGGCATCCTTGTCCCTTTCTGACGGGCGATCAGCCCAGGCGACAATTTTTAGGATCGCCAGCCCTGCCGGGGACGCCACGCGAATGTCCAAAGGCGGGCGGGCTCTCACGCGGACTAGCTGCGCGGCCTGGTAGGCTTCCTCAAAGCCCAACGTGCTCATGATGAAATCATGGTCAGGAGGCCAGCTTAGCTTGCGGTCAGGGTCAGCGGTCCCTCCAAAGGGTATGATGTCCACCGGCAGCTCGTTACGGTAGATCAGCCGCTGAGTCTCTCTGGCTTCAGCAAACTGCTTGGAGTCGAGCAAAGCCTGCTTCAATTGGTCGAATTCATTCCAGCCAGAGACCCGTACTGCAACATCAACGTCCTTTGTGGCGCGTCCGCTGCGGATGCTGAACCCCTTTTCCATGATGGTGTCCCGCGCAGTTGCCCCAACCAGGAAAAACGGGACACCCATGGATGCAGCAGCCCCGCCGAGCGCTTCATAAAATTCGAGGGTCGATTGATCAATGTTCGCGGACAAATCGAGCAATTTGAGCATCGTAAAGCTGCCTAGCCGTTTCAAGATTCCGGGCGTCTCCGGTACGCAGTAAATCGGCATACGCCAGGATGGGATGGACAGTCCCCTGGTTCGTCCAGTCCACGCGGGCGTCCCAGAATGCCTTCAGAACTTCCACGCTTCCCCGAGCATCTTTTCTCAGCCGGTGGGTGGCCAGCAGCGGGCCCGGCAGGCCTCTCACATAAATCGTTATGTCTTCCGGCTTCAGATATTGGGTCAGCCGGGCGGCTGCAATCTCGCCTCCCCAAAAGGCCTGCTGCTCTTGGATGTGCGCCTTTTGCCACCAGTCTCGATCCGGGGCGGCGTACCGCCCTATCACCAACTTCGGCCTCAGTTGTTCCGGGTAAGCGGTTACCCATCGCTCCAGCAGTTGCTCCTTCTGGACCAGCTTCCTGCCATGTTCGGGGAGCTTCAGCAGATAGCCGAGCCTTTCCAAGTCCCCAAAAATCCAGCCGATTGCTCCAAGGGCCACATCAGCCGCCTCGGCGACGGTTCGATACGGAGCGTTGAGCAGTTCTTGCTTGCAGAGCAACGCAAAAATCACTTTGAGGCCTGCCTGCCGGAATGCCCGCCTCGGCCGTTCCGTGAAGAGTTTGGCCGGGGGCTTTTGGCCCTTTATGTAGATGAAAACGCCCGGCACGTCCAGGTAGGCGTTCCCCACAGTGTCCAGAAAGAATACGTTGATCCGCTTCAGCCGCTCGGCCATATTCGGGTTCACATACTCTGCCGCCAGTAGAGCAGGCTGCGGCAGGCGGGCAACCTGTTCTGCGACTCTGCCTAGGCTGTTCGGATTAACCACGCGTTTGACTTCCACCACAAACCGCTTCGTGACGCCGTGCGTGGCCAGCCGGACCACAGCAGCCGCGTTTCTCCAGCGCGGCCCCCTTGGCTCAACCAGTTCGGCGTGGAGCTTGGGACCGATGGCCTCCTGGAACGCGTTCAGGGCCCTCTCCAGTATTTCCACTTCGGCGGTATGTTCGAGCATCTGGGTTAGCCTTTCTTTCTTCTCAGGTGAAGGTTGTCTCTACCTTACCGCCTGGCTCCGGCTGTTCATTGAACATCAATGTTCATTATACGTGAACGACGATAAAAAATGAACATTGTTTGACCTGCAACCATAGGTAACGGCTATCATTGTTGTTCAGTTGAGCTTAGCCGAGGGGCAGGCAGCCCCTGCGGTTGCGGATTTGCTTCTTTCCGGCCAGAGAAGTCAAAATCCCGCCCGACTGTCGCGCCGCGCAAAATGGGTTTCCGTTAACGCGCTCCTGGGAGGGCTTAGCTCTAGATGTGCGGGATTCGTTTAATCTTTGTGGATGTTTTCGAGGGCCTGCTCAAAGGTGACGACCTGGCCGCCGTGCTGCTGGCGATAGGCTTCGGCGTCTTCCTGTGAGGCGAAGGCGACCAGGACGGGCAGGCAGCGGTCATAGATGCGCATCTCCACTCCATGGCCCGGCATGCGCTGGATGGCAGGATTGTGGCGAGTGCAATACTGCACGTCGCCGCCCATGTCGTAATA
This window encodes:
- a CDS encoding type IV toxin-antitoxin system AbiEi family antitoxin, whose protein sequence is MLEHTAEVEILERALNAFQEAIGPKLHAELVEPRGPRWRNAAAVVRLATHGVTKRFVVEVKRVVNPNSLGRVAEQVARLPQPALLAAEYVNPNMAERLKRINVFFLDTVGNAYLDVPGVFIYIKGQKPPAKLFTERPRRAFRQAGLKVIFALLCKQELLNAPYRTVAEAADVALGAIGWIFGDLERLGYLLKLPEHGRKLVQKEQLLERWVTAYPEQLRPKLVIGRYAAPDRDWWQKAHIQEQQAFWGGEIAAARLTQYLKPEDITIYVRGLPGPLLATHRLRKDARGSVEVLKAFWDARVDWTNQGTVHPILAYADLLRTGDARNLETARQLYDAQIARFVREH
- a CDS encoding nucleotidyl transferase AbiEii/AbiGii toxin family protein; this encodes MLKLLDLSANIDQSTLEFYEALGGAAASMGVPFFLVGATARDTIMEKGFSIRSGRATKDVDVAVRVSGWNEFDQLKQALLDSKQFAEARETQRLIYRNELPVDIIPFGGTADPDRKLSWPPDHDFIMSTLGFEEAYQAAQLVRVRARPPLDIRVASPAGLAILKIVAWADRPSERDKDAYDLAFIMENYLDAGNYGRLMEEHHDLMGVEDFDYTQAGCRLLGRDIGSIAKPETRARIQQTLQAETAGTGQYRLVRQMAKHFESFGEDERRIDHILVFLKELIRGIKETPL
- a CDS encoding hydroxyacid-oxoacid transhydrogenase; this encodes MEREYAFEMVTSGIRFGAGVTRELGAELSDLGKRHVLVLTDPNLRSLPPVATVLESLSGQKIRYSVFDRVRIEPTDESFKEAIAAAQADDFDAFVAVGGGSTMDTAKAANLYSCYPADFLEYVNPPIGRGQPVPGPLKPLIAIPTTAGTGSETTGVAICDLESLHAKTGIAHRRLKPTIGLVDPENTRTLPPEVAASSGLDVLSHAIESFTALPYLERPRPDRPIMRPAYQGSNPISDVWSLEALRLVAAYLKRAVADPGDDEAQASMLLASSYAGIGFGNAGVHLPHGMSYPVSGLVRNFRPRGYSVDHPMVPHGISVILNAPAVYRFTAQACPERHMKAAEILGAKVTGAKLEDAGRILADQVVEFMLDLKVPNGLRALGYDASDIPALVEGTLPQHRVTKLSPRSASADDLAQLFSDAMTAW